Genomic segment of Mycolicibacterium psychrotolerans:
CGGATCTTCGTGGAAGTCGTAGTCGTACGGGTCGAGCAGGATCTCGCTCGTGGTCATTTCTCGTCTCCGACGATGAGGCCGACCACGTAGCTGAGGCGGTCGGCGATTTGGTGGTAGGTGAACGCGCCGCTGCCCGCGTTGACCAGCGCGCCGAAGAACGTCATCTCCAGCGCGGCCAGCGTGCGGGGATCGGCGTCGGGGCCGACGGCCGAGCGGATGCGCCGGTGGATCTCGCCGCCGATCCGTTCGCGTACGGCGCGCACCGCGGGATCGTTGCCCGACAGCAGCGCCGTCGTGCACGCGGCCGCCACCTCGGGTTCGTCGGCCACCGTCAAGGCCATGCTGCGCAGCGTCTTCTCGACGCGGCTGGTTGTGCTGTCGTTGACGTCGGTGAAGTACTCGACCTGCTGCACGAGGTCGAGGTAGATCTCGGCGATAAGGTGGTTCTTCGACGAGAAGTACGTGTAGGCGGTGGCCGGTGCGACTTTCGCCCGTGCGGCCACTGCACGCACGGTCAGTTCCGCGTAGGAGGTTTCGCGCAGCATCTCCAGGCCGGCGTCGAGCACCTTGCGGAACGTCTCTTCCTGCCGCCGATTGCGGCGCGCCGACCGGTCGGTCTCGGTGATCGCGGCGGCGGCATCACTGGACACATGTCCAACATATCCGACAGCCGGCTCGACAGGCAAGTGGATCGATGAAACCCCTGATGAAGATGGCAATTCCCCCGACAGGGCCAGGCGCTCTTGCTTGTCGAGCGCGGCGCGAGCTATGGTGCGACGGACATATGCCGGACAACTGTCCAGAGATGCAGACAGGGAGGTCGGATGGGAATCCTGGCCGATCGCGAGAGCAGACTGCTCATCGACGGAAAGCTCGTCGCGGGGAGCGCGGGGACCTTTCCCACCGTGAACCCGGCAACCGAGGAGACGCTCGGGGTGGCCGCGGACGCGAGCGGCGACGACATGTCCGCGGCGATCGCTGCGGCGCGGCGCGCTTTCGACGAGACCGGCTGGTTGACCGACACCGCGCTGCGGGTGCGCTGCATCCGCCAGTTGCAGCAGGCCATGCGGGACCACGTCGACGAGCTGCGCGAGTTGACGATGGCCGAGGTGGGTGCTCCCCGGATGCTGACCTCTGCGGCGCAGCTCGAGGGGCCGGTCGAGGACCTGAGTTTCTGTGCCGACACCGCTGAGTCCTACGCCTGGTCCACCGATCTGGGCATCGCGGCGCCGATGGGCATCAAGACGAGGCGCTCCGTCGCCCGGGAGGCCATCGGTGTCGTCGGCGCCATCACGCCGTGGAACTTCCCGCACCAGATCAACCTCGCGAAGATCGGGCCGGCGCTCGCGGCGGGGAACACCCTGGTGCTCAAGCCTGCTCCCGACACCCCCTGGGCTGCCGCGATTCTCGGCGAGTTGATCACCGAGCACACCGACTTCCCGGCCGGTGTCGTCAACATCGTGACCTCCAGCGACCACGGCGTGGGTGCGCTGCTCTCGCAAGACGCCCGGGTGGACATGGTGTCGTTCACCGGTTCCACCAACACCGGCCGCGCGGTGATGGCCGACAGCGCCGCGACCCTGAAGAAGGTGTTCCTCGAACTCGGCGGCAAGTCGGCGTTCCTCGTGCTCGACGACGCCGATCTCGCCGGCGCGTGTGCCATGGCGGCGTTCACCGCCTCGATGCACGCCGGGCAGGGTTGCGCGATCACGACGCGGCTCGTGGTGCCGCGCAACCACTACGACGCGGCGGTCGAGGCGGCGGCGGCCACCATGGGCGGCCTCAAACCCGGAGATCCGACCGATCCGGGCACGATCTGCGGTCCACTGATCTCGGAGCGTCAGCGTGAACGGGTTCAGGGTTACCTCGATTCGGCGACCGCCGAGGGCGGCCGATTCGCCTGCGGCGGAGGACGTCCCGCCGACCGGGACATTGGTTACTTCATCGAGCCGACCGTGATCGCCGGGCTGGACAACACCGCGAAGGTCGCGCGGGAAGAGATCTTCGGTCCCGTGCTGACGGTGATCGCACACGACGGTGACGACGACGCCGTGCGCATCGCCAACGACTCCCCGTACGGCCTGTCCGGCACGGTGTTCTCCGGTGACGAGCAGCGCGCCTCGGCGGTCGCGGCGCGTCTGCGCGTCGGCACGGTGAACGTCAATGGTGGCGTGTGGTATTCGGCCGACATGCCGTTCGGCGGCTACAAGCAGTCCGGTATCGGGCGGGAGATGGGGCTCGCGGGTTTCGAGGAGTACCTCGAGATCAAGGCGATTGCCACGGCGGTGTGACATGCGAGCGGCGAACTGAGGAGATGCCAGTGGGATTGTACGGAGACCAGTTCAAGGACAAGGTGGCCATCGTCACCGGCGCCGGAGGCGGCATCGGGCAGGCCTATGCCGAGGCGCTCGCCCGGGAGGGCGCGGCCGTCGTCGTCGCCGACATCAACACCGAGGGTGCGCAGAAGGTGGCGGACGGCATCACCGGCGAGGGACGCAACGCGCTCGCGGTGCGGGTCGACGTCTCCGATCCCGAGTCGGCCAAAGAGATGGCTGGGCAGACCCTTTCGGAGTTCGGCGGCATCGACTACCTGGTCAACAACGCGGCCATCTTCGGCGGGATGAAGCTCGACTTCCTGGTCACCGTCGACCCCGAGTACTACCGCAAGTTCATGAGCGTGAACCTCGACGGAGCCCTGTGGTGCACCCGCGCGGTGTACCGCAAGATGGCCAAGCGCGGCGGCGGGGCGATCGTCAACCAGTCCTCCACAGCCGCCTGGCTTTACGCGAACTTCTACGGTCTGGCCAAGGTCGGCATCAACGGACTGACCCAGCAGCTCTCGCGTGAGCTCGGTGGGCAGAACATCCGGATCAACGCGATCGCACCGGGCCCGATCGACACCGAGGCCAACCGCACGACCACGCCGCAGGAGATGGTGGCCGACATCGTCAAGAACATCCCGCTGTCACGCATGGGGCAGCCCGACGACCTCGTGGGGATGTGTCTGT
This window contains:
- a CDS encoding TetR/AcrR family transcriptional regulator, which produces MSSDAAAAITETDRSARRNRRQEETFRKVLDAGLEMLRETSYAELTVRAVAARAKVAPATAYTYFSSKNHLIAEIYLDLVQQVEYFTDVNDSTTSRVEKTLRSMALTVADEPEVAAACTTALLSGNDPAVRAVRERIGGEIHRRIRSAVGPDADPRTLAALEMTFFGALVNAGSGAFTYHQIADRLSYVVGLIVGDEK
- a CDS encoding SDR family oxidoreductase produces the protein MGLYGDQFKDKVAIVTGAGGGIGQAYAEALAREGAAVVVADINTEGAQKVADGITGEGRNALAVRVDVSDPESAKEMAGQTLSEFGGIDYLVNNAAIFGGMKLDFLVTVDPEYYRKFMSVNLDGALWCTRAVYRKMAKRGGGAIVNQSSTAAWLYANFYGLAKVGINGLTQQLSRELGGQNIRINAIAPGPIDTEANRTTTPQEMVADIVKNIPLSRMGQPDDLVGMCLFLLSDQAKWITGQIFNVDGGQIIRS
- a CDS encoding aldehyde dehydrogenase, which gives rise to MGILADRESRLLIDGKLVAGSAGTFPTVNPATEETLGVAADASGDDMSAAIAAARRAFDETGWLTDTALRVRCIRQLQQAMRDHVDELRELTMAEVGAPRMLTSAAQLEGPVEDLSFCADTAESYAWSTDLGIAAPMGIKTRRSVAREAIGVVGAITPWNFPHQINLAKIGPALAAGNTLVLKPAPDTPWAAAILGELITEHTDFPAGVVNIVTSSDHGVGALLSQDARVDMVSFTGSTNTGRAVMADSAATLKKVFLELGGKSAFLVLDDADLAGACAMAAFTASMHAGQGCAITTRLVVPRNHYDAAVEAAAATMGGLKPGDPTDPGTICGPLISERQRERVQGYLDSATAEGGRFACGGGRPADRDIGYFIEPTVIAGLDNTAKVAREEIFGPVLTVIAHDGDDDAVRIANDSPYGLSGTVFSGDEQRASAVAARLRVGTVNVNGGVWYSADMPFGGYKQSGIGREMGLAGFEEYLEIKAIATAV